One Ruegeria sp. SCSIO 43209 genomic window carries:
- a CDS encoding type II toxin-antitoxin system RelE/ParE family toxin, translating to MIRPFRLTRRAESSLVEIARWTIDKFGPHQADLYEQELIARCQAITEGRVASRSCSLLVEEAVDLSFVRAGEHFLVYFDQPDSVVIIDILHSRCDLPRHVSALAALTDATGNGT from the coding sequence GTGATCCGACCCTTTCGACTAACACGCCGTGCTGAATCCAGCCTGGTGGAAATTGCCCGTTGGACCATCGATAAGTTTGGACCGCATCAGGCTGATCTTTACGAACAAGAGCTGATAGCGCGCTGCCAAGCCATCACCGAGGGTAGGGTGGCCAGCCGCAGTTGTTCTCTATTGGTCGAGGAGGCGGTTGATCTCAGTTTTGTACGGGCAGGAGAGCATTTCCTGGTCTACTTCGACCAGCCGGATAGCGTAGTCATAATCGATATCCTGCATTCCCGTTGCGATCTGCCGCGACATGTTTCTGCGCTGGCTGCGTTGACGGATGCGACGGGGAACGGGACATAG
- a CDS encoding type II toxin-antitoxin system ParD family antitoxin yields the protein MVTRNVVLTESQDQLVQNLVASGRYQNASEALRAGLRLLEREEAGLESLKQGLQEGVAQAQAGDLAEGSGSDAIRRAFARARAKT from the coding sequence ATGGTAACCCGCAACGTCGTACTTACAGAATCGCAAGACCAACTGGTGCAGAATCTGGTTGCATCCGGTCGCTATCAGAACGCTAGTGAAGCGTTGCGTGCGGGACTTCGTCTTCTGGAGCGGGAAGAAGCGGGGCTGGAGTCTCTTAAGCAAGGCCTGCAGGAGGGTGTGGCACAGGCTCAGGCTGGAGATCTGGCAGAAGGCAGCGGTTCGGATGCGATCCGTCGTGCCTTCGCAAGGGCAAGAGCCAAAACGTGA